A stretch of Campylobacter showae DNA encodes these proteins:
- the thiF gene encoding sulfur carrier protein ThiS adenylyltransferase ThiF: MKEITLNGEKFHVAANTMDELKNEALGDKNGEMYKFLAKFNASEPDIFILDGFATKENLELKEGSNVVFIRRGVMPGREVLKAMIASRNSPELNAALASGCVGVAGLGGLGSNIALSLARTGVAKLVLADFDVVEPSNLNRQQYFVRHIGMKKTDALKELISEVNPFVEVETHDVTLDAGNVAEIFAPCGVICEAFDNVAGKAMIVNEAGASLRDKKIVGASGMAGHFSSNLIKTVKFARNVYLCGDLQNAAGVGQGLMAARVAICANHQANLAIRLLMGLEEV; this comes from the coding sequence ATGAAAGAGATAACGCTAAACGGAGAGAAATTCCATGTCGCGGCAAACACGATGGATGAGCTAAAAAACGAGGCTCTGGGCGATAAAAATGGCGAGATGTATAAATTTCTAGCCAAATTTAACGCGAGCGAGCCCGATATCTTTATCCTAGACGGCTTTGCGACGAAGGAAAATTTGGAGCTAAAAGAGGGCTCAAATGTAGTATTTATCAGGCGGGGCGTGATGCCTGGGCGCGAAGTGCTAAAAGCTATGATCGCCTCCAGGAACAGCCCCGAGCTAAACGCGGCGCTAGCTAGCGGCTGCGTGGGCGTGGCCGGGCTGGGCGGTCTTGGCTCAAATATCGCGCTAAGCCTAGCTCGCACGGGCGTCGCCAAGCTCGTGCTGGCCGACTTTGACGTCGTGGAGCCTAGCAACCTAAACCGCCAGCAGTACTTCGTCCGCCACATCGGCATGAAAAAAACGGACGCGCTAAAAGAGCTCATCTCCGAGGTAAATCCCTTCGTCGAGGTTGAGACGCACGACGTGACGCTAGATGCGGGCAACGTCGCCGAGATTTTTGCGCCGTGTGGCGTCATCTGCGAGGCGTTTGACAACGTCGCTGGCAAGGCGATGATAGTAAACGAAGCTGGTGCTAGCCTGCGGGATAAAAAGATCGTCGGCGCGTCGGGCATGGCGGGGCACTTTAGCTCAAATCTCATAAAAACGGTCAAATTTGCGCGAAACGTATATCTATGCGGAGACCTGCAAAACGCCGCTGGCGTAGGGCAGGGGCTCATGGCCGCGCGCGTGGCGATCTGCGCAAATCATCAAGCAAACCTCGCCATCAGGCTTTTGATGGGGCTTGAGGAGGTTTAA
- the sppA gene encoding signal peptide peptidase SppA — MGFLRFIFAPIAAIFRFINTYFKAMLFLLIVFLIFFSGKGESVNPPNLTQINLSGAIMDAGEALEKIEAARKDGNIKGVLLYIDSPGGALAPSVELHLAVKNLRAAKPVVAYAGGSMTSGSYYAGAGANKILANPGAFIGSIGVIMQGADASELAAKIGVSQQVVKAGEYKEAGTFLRPWSKIEREQLQELVNASYEMFVSDVAADRNLDANKSKEWANARVFLASDAAKLGLIDEVSDYYSARAELEKLSGVAEPVWAKPSVYEKAMQKFINQGANSLISAFFEAKAR, encoded by the coding sequence ATGGGATTTTTAAGATTTATTTTTGCGCCGATCGCGGCGATTTTTAGGTTCATAAACACCTATTTTAAGGCGATGTTGTTTTTGCTCATTGTATTTTTGATATTTTTTAGCGGCAAAGGCGAGAGCGTAAATCCGCCCAACCTAACCCAGATCAACCTCTCAGGCGCGATCATGGACGCCGGCGAAGCGCTAGAAAAGATCGAAGCCGCGCGCAAGGACGGTAACATCAAGGGAGTCCTGCTCTACATCGATAGCCCGGGCGGCGCGCTGGCGCCTAGCGTCGAGCTGCACCTCGCTGTCAAAAATCTACGCGCCGCAAAGCCCGTAGTCGCGTATGCGGGCGGGTCGATGACTAGCGGTAGCTACTACGCGGGTGCCGGCGCAAACAAAATTTTGGCAAATCCGGGCGCGTTTATCGGATCGATCGGCGTGATAATGCAAGGCGCGGATGCTAGCGAGCTAGCGGCTAAAATCGGCGTCTCGCAGCAAGTCGTAAAAGCGGGCGAGTATAAAGAGGCGGGGACGTTTCTGCGCCCGTGGAGCAAGATCGAGCGCGAGCAACTGCAAGAGCTCGTAAACGCCAGCTACGAGATGTTCGTAAGCGACGTGGCGGCCGATAGAAATCTAGACGCAAACAAAAGCAAAGAGTGGGCAAACGCGCGGGTATTTCTCGCCAGCGACGCCGCAAAACTCGGGCTCATCGACGAGGTGAGCGATTATTATTCTGCGCGCGCTGAGCTAGAAAAGCTAAGCGGCGTGGCCGAACCCGTCTGGGCAAAGCCGTCCGTCTACGAAAAAGCGATGCAAAAATTTATAAATCAAGGCGCAAATTCGCTAATCTCGGCGTTTTTTGAGGCTAAGGCGAGGTAA
- the mqnF gene encoding aminofutalosine deaminase family hydrolase, translating into MIIVKPKFTMPCDENFTVLEDGAVAFDERIQAVGEAEELRKRYEGAQFFEYPDAVLAPAFINPHVHLEFSANKTSLVYGDFLEWLSSVIASRGALSQAANKDVIASAIKTMQRSGVASFGAVSSFGGDLDACANCGGRVVFFNEILGTNEAALEQNLANFTARFDASLERKSPLFTPAVSVHSPYSTHPDLAAAALNLARERGLVVSTHFMESEYEKSWLEGGTGGFKEWLGKFNPAARPLYTPSSFVAMFAGVRTLFTHCVWVDDFSGFDRELHSLTHCAVSNRLLSKRTLNLRTALDAGVSINIGTDGLSSNISLNFLDELRANLLIHADFDPLELAKILLLSSTKNAANALNLDAGEIKTGKLADLALYGGFADADAAQLPLMLILHAKGCERLFVGGAEVNSND; encoded by the coding sequence ATGATCATCGTTAAACCGAAATTTACAATGCCGTGCGACGAAAATTTTACAGTTTTAGAGGACGGGGCGGTCGCTTTTGATGAGCGTATCCAGGCGGTTGGGGAGGCCGAGGAACTACGCAAAAGATACGAGGGCGCGCAGTTTTTCGAGTATCCTGACGCCGTTTTGGCGCCGGCATTCATCAACCCGCACGTGCACCTGGAATTTAGCGCGAACAAAACCAGCCTCGTTTACGGCGATTTTTTAGAGTGGCTAAGCTCGGTTATCGCCTCTCGCGGCGCGCTCTCGCAGGCAGCAAACAAGGACGTCATCGCCTCCGCGATAAAAACCATGCAGCGTAGCGGCGTGGCGAGCTTCGGAGCGGTTTCTAGCTTTGGCGGGGATTTGGATGCATGCGCGAACTGCGGTGGCAGGGTCGTGTTTTTTAACGAAATTTTAGGTACGAATGAAGCTGCGTTAGAGCAAAATTTGGCAAATTTTACCGCCCGATTTGACGCGTCGCTAGAGCGCAAAAGTCCGCTTTTTACGCCTGCGGTTTCGGTACATTCGCCCTACTCTACGCACCCTGATTTGGCCGCTGCGGCGCTAAATTTAGCCCGCGAGCGTGGGCTGGTCGTATCAACGCATTTTATGGAGAGCGAATACGAAAAAAGCTGGCTAGAGGGCGGTACGGGCGGCTTTAAGGAGTGGCTGGGCAAATTTAACCCAGCCGCGCGCCCGCTTTATACGCCAAGCTCGTTTGTAGCGATGTTTGCGGGCGTTCGCACGCTCTTTACGCACTGCGTTTGGGTGGATGATTTTTCGGGCTTTGACCGCGAGCTTCACAGTCTCACGCACTGCGCGGTTTCAAACAGGCTACTTAGCAAACGCACGCTAAATTTACGCACCGCGCTAGATGCTGGAGTGAGCATAAATATCGGCACGGACGGGCTTAGCTCAAATATAAGCCTAAATTTCCTTGACGAACTGCGGGCAAATTTACTCATTCACGCAGATTTTGATCCGCTAGAGCTAGCTAAAATCTTGCTTCTATCATCGACAAAAAACGCGGCAAATGCGCTAAATTTAGACGCAGGCGAGATAAAAACAGGCAAGCTAGCCGACCTCGCGCTCTACGGCGGTTTTGCAGACGCTGACGCGGCACAGCTACCGCTCATGCTCATCTTGCACGCCAAGGGCTGCGAGCGGTTATTTGTAGGCGGTGCAGAGGTAAATTCAAACGATTAA
- the aroQ gene encoding type II 3-dehydroquinate dehydratase, producing METKSKLMVIQGPNINMLGTRETDVYGSMKMEDIHAQMKLFAEQNDIEIEFFQSNFEGELVDKIQECFGEFDGIIINPAAYTHTSIAIRDAIAAVGLPVIEVHISNIHRREEFRQKSLIAPVTAGQIVGFGPVGYHLAMIAMLQIFEQIKAMKAARVGEKAE from the coding sequence ATGGAAACAAAATCTAAACTAATGGTCATCCAAGGCCCGAATATCAACATGCTAGGCACGCGCGAGACCGATGTCTACGGCTCGATGAAGATGGAGGATATCCACGCGCAGATGAAGCTTTTTGCCGAGCAAAACGATATAGAGATCGAGTTTTTTCAGAGCAATTTCGAGGGCGAGCTGGTGGATAAGATCCAAGAGTGCTTCGGCGAATTTGACGGCATCATCATAAACCCAGCCGCCTACACGCACACATCTATCGCGATCCGCGACGCTATCGCAGCCGTCGGACTTCCGGTCATCGAGGTGCATATCAGCAACATCCACCGCCGCGAAGAATTCCGCCAAAAAAGCCTCATAGCGCCGGTAACCGCGGGACAGATCGTGGGCTTTGGGCCTGTGGGCTACCACCTGGCCATGATTGCGATGCTGCAAATTTTCGAGCAGATAAAAGCTATGAAAGCCGCAAGAGTGGGCGAAAAAGCGGAGTAA
- a CDS encoding M24 family metallopeptidase: MKNFILKDENAVFYECGYSCDNAIFLSLAGRKFFLTDARYSIEARELCKDTEVIEVERNLIKDARLFLRKAGVRELSYNPYDFSAGEWEALSKGLRIRFKARSNFSQISRIVKTEDEIKILKRAAQLGAQRFDEFAAFVRENGEGMSEEELFFNAELIFKKKGELALSFSPIVAINENAAKAHALPSKKRLRQGDLLLLDAGVKFNRYCSDRTRTACFDENFNFGKEQNFKNAKQQEIYEIVKEAQTLAIVAVMPGKKASEIDAAARDFIAAQGLGEAFFHSTGHGVGVDIHELPFISKRGEAVLKEGMVFSVEPGIYLPGEFGVRIEDVVVVRENGAEIL, encoded by the coding sequence TTGAAAAATTTTATCCTAAAGGACGAAAACGCCGTATTTTACGAGTGCGGATACAGCTGCGACAACGCGATATTTTTGAGTCTCGCGGGGCGCAAATTTTTCCTCACCGACGCGCGTTATAGCATCGAGGCGCGCGAGCTTTGCAAAGACACCGAGGTGATCGAGGTCGAGCGAAATTTGATAAAAGACGCGCGGCTGTTTTTGCGAAAGGCGGGCGTTCGTGAGCTTAGTTACAACCCCTACGATTTTAGCGCGGGCGAGTGGGAAGCGCTTAGCAAAGGACTTAGAATAAGATTTAAGGCGCGGTCAAATTTTTCGCAAATTTCGCGCATAGTAAAAACCGAAGACGAGATAAAAATTTTAAAACGCGCGGCGCAACTAGGCGCCCAAAGGTTTGACGAATTTGCCGCGTTCGTGCGCGAAAACGGCGAAGGGATGAGCGAAGAGGAGCTGTTTTTTAACGCCGAGCTTATTTTTAAGAAAAAGGGCGAGCTCGCGCTTAGCTTTTCGCCTATCGTCGCGATCAACGAAAACGCCGCCAAGGCGCACGCTCTGCCTAGTAAAAAGCGGCTACGGCAGGGCGATTTACTCCTGCTTGACGCGGGGGTTAAATTTAATCGCTACTGCTCGGATAGGACGCGTACGGCGTGCTTTGACGAAAATTTTAACTTCGGCAAGGAGCAAAATTTTAAAAACGCCAAACAGCAAGAAATTTACGAGATCGTAAAAGAGGCGCAAACTCTTGCTATCGTGGCGGTTATGCCCGGCAAAAAAGCGAGCGAGATCGATGCTGCGGCTAGGGATTTTATCGCCGCTCAGGGCCTTGGCGAAGCGTTTTTTCACAGCACCGGACACGGCGTCGGAGTCGATATCCACGAGCTTCCGTTTATCTCAAAGCGCGGAGAGGCCGTGCTAAAAGAGGGGATGGTCTTTAGCGTGGAGCCTGGGATCTATCTGCCCGGCGAATTTGGCGTGCGCATCGAGGACGTCGTGGTCGTGCGCGAAAACGGGGCTGAAATTTTATGA
- the folK gene encoding 2-amino-4-hydroxy-6-hydroxymethyldihydropteridine diphosphokinase, which produces MRVAGARRFDKCLFFPKVFDFRPGFKNSVILGLGGNIGDVKKRFCRLHFKLSRDSRFHVVENSVLLINEAFGFKEQADFTNAVMLVQTSLAARQILKITANLERRFGRVRSFKNAPRTLDIDILYFSGRSRNDVRLTLPHPGAQSRASVILPLGTMKRVYKSGVRF; this is translated from the coding sequence ATGAGGGTAGCGGGGGCGAGACGGTTTGATAAATGCCTCTTTTTCCCGAAGGTTTTTGATTTTAGACCTGGTTTTAAAAATAGCGTTATTTTAGGGCTTGGCGGTAATATCGGCGACGTGAAAAAGCGCTTTTGTCGGCTGCATTTTAAACTTAGCCGAGATAGTAGGTTTCACGTCGTAGAAAACTCGGTGCTCCTTATCAACGAGGCGTTTGGGTTTAAAGAGCAGGCGGATTTCACAAACGCCGTTATGCTTGTGCAAACGAGCCTTGCCGCGAGGCAAATTTTAAAAATAACGGCAAATTTGGAAAGGCGTTTTGGACGCGTGAGAAGCTTTAAAAACGCGCCTAGGACGCTTGATATAGACATTTTGTATTTTAGCGGAAGAAGCAGAAACGACGTGCGGCTAACATTGCCCCATCCTGGCGCGCAAAGCAGGGCTAGCGTGATTTTGCCGCTTGGGACGATGAAACGCGTTTATAAAAGCGGAGTGAGATTTTAA
- a CDS encoding MinD/ParA family protein: MSNQAEKLKGIVAAQAKAKTTYFIAVTSGKGGVGKSTISANLANVLAKSGYRVALFDADIGLANLDVILNVRVNKNLLHVLKGECSLKDILIEIKPNLTLIPGESGEEILKFNNQFLCEQFFAESANLDGLDFIIIDTGAGIGGNTRLFLEAADEVVVVTMPDPAAITDAYAVIKITSKDKDNLLMVFNMVKNEKEAMRIFEHIQKVAKANIENPLNLEFLGAISEDKNVSKSIKQRTLFTDDSEFCLPSLELNQIAQRLISRLEQKVLKDGQVNSFSAFFRRMIEQF; this comes from the coding sequence ATGAGTAATCAGGCCGAGAAACTAAAAGGCATAGTGGCCGCCCAAGCCAAAGCAAAAACTACGTATTTTATCGCTGTAACTAGCGGAAAGGGCGGAGTAGGTAAAAGCACCATAAGCGCAAATTTGGCTAACGTCTTGGCCAAAAGCGGGTATAGAGTCGCTCTTTTTGACGCGGATATCGGGCTGGCGAATTTAGACGTTATCTTAAACGTGCGCGTTAATAAAAATTTGCTTCACGTGCTAAAAGGCGAATGTTCCTTAAAAGATATTTTGATCGAAATAAAGCCGAATTTGACGCTGATTCCCGGTGAAAGCGGCGAGGAGATATTAAAATTTAACAATCAATTTTTGTGCGAGCAGTTTTTTGCCGAGTCGGCGAACCTTGACGGGCTTGATTTTATCATCATCGACACGGGCGCGGGTATAGGCGGAAACACGCGGCTATTTTTAGAGGCGGCAGACGAGGTCGTGGTGGTTACTATGCCCGATCCTGCAGCGATAACGGATGCCTATGCCGTTATAAAAATCACTTCAAAAGATAAAGACAATCTTTTGATGGTTTTTAACATGGTGAAAAACGAAAAAGAGGCAATGAGGATATTTGAGCATATTCAAAAAGTAGCCAAGGCAAATATCGAAAATCCGTTAAATTTGGAGTTTTTAGGCGCTATTAGCGAGGATAAAAACGTCTCAAAGAGTATAAAACAGCGCACGCTATTTACCGACGATAGCGAATTTTGCCTGCCGAGCTTGGAGTTAAATCAGATAGCTCAAAGACTTATTTCAAGATTGGAACAAAAAGTGCTTAAAGATGGTCAAGTCAATAGCTTTAGCGCCTTTTTTAGGCGCATGATTGAGCAATTTTAA
- a CDS encoding RNA polymerase sigma factor FliA, protein MQKPHNPYASNLKKEQDEVVLAYTPALRAMAFRLKERLPAHIDVSDLIGAGLEEMVKLSRKYDKEQNDSFWGYAQKRVYGAMLDFLRGLDVVSRSDRTLVKSIEALVNEYFNKFECEPDDVYIAGKLGIDVEKVSEARNVSAVVAVLNIDDQMELMSEENTLERVEKEDLIEKITQILNEFEERDQLIVQLYYYEELSLKEISEILQITESRISQIHKRLMEKIRKKLEGK, encoded by the coding sequence ATGCAAAAGCCGCATAATCCTTATGCCTCAAATTTAAAAAAAGAACAAGACGAGGTCGTGCTAGCCTACACGCCCGCTCTTCGCGCGATGGCTTTTAGGCTAAAGGAACGCCTGCCCGCTCATATCGACGTTAGCGATCTGATAGGCGCTGGGCTAGAGGAGATGGTAAAGCTCTCTAGAAAATACGACAAAGAGCAAAACGACTCGTTTTGGGGTTATGCGCAAAAGCGAGTTTACGGCGCGATGCTTGATTTTTTACGCGGGCTTGACGTGGTTAGCCGCTCGGACCGTACTTTGGTAAAGTCTATCGAGGCTTTAGTAAATGAGTATTTTAATAAATTCGAGTGCGAACCCGACGATGTATATATCGCAGGCAAGCTAGGTATCGACGTAGAAAAAGTAAGCGAAGCAAGAAACGTGAGCGCCGTCGTCGCCGTCCTAAACATCGACGATCAAATGGAGCTAATGAGCGAGGAGAATACGCTAGAACGGGTCGAAAAAGAGGATTTGATAGAAAAGATAACTCAAATTTTAAACGAATTTGAGGAGCGCGATCAGCTCATCGTACAGCTTTATTATTACGAAGAGCTGAGCTTAAAGGAGATCAGCGAAATTTTGCAAATAACCGAAAGCAGAATCTCGCAGATACATAAGCGCTTGATGGAAAAAATAAGAAAAAAGCTTGAGGGTAAATAA
- the fliM gene encoding flagellar motor switch protein FliM: protein MADILSQEEIDALLEVVDDDDASESIGEKSKKEEQQQVIIYDFKRPNRVSKEQLRAIKGIHDKLARNLASQISSVMRSIVEIRLHSVDQMTYGEFLMSLPSPTSFNVFSIKPLDGNCVLEINPSIAFPMIDRLLGGNGEGFETSRELTDIEVNLLDAILRMMMQRLKESWSMITDMYPNVEAKESSPNVVQIVSQNEIVIMVVMEIIVGNSSGMINICYPVIYLEPILSRLANRDIMLGETSAKKSRNKELKTLIGRAEVLYEAILGKSIVSVNEFLNLKEGDILRLDRSANDKAIVTIDKKEVFLAEVGLHRFRKSIRIEELIRSDKDEIKNILEQYEEERRAKLMSTEHEDEYEDDDILGEDENNE from the coding sequence ATGGCGGACATTCTAAGTCAAGAAGAGATAGACGCGCTACTAGAAGTCGTGGACGACGACGATGCTAGCGAATCTATCGGCGAAAAATCAAAAAAAGAAGAACAGCAGCAGGTAATAATTTACGATTTTAAACGCCCAAACCGCGTGAGTAAAGAGCAGCTGCGCGCGATAAAGGGCATACACGACAAGCTTGCGAGAAATTTGGCTTCTCAAATTTCAAGCGTTATGAGAAGTATCGTGGAGATCCGCCTGCATAGCGTCGATCAGATGACGTACGGCGAGTTTTTGATGAGTTTGCCAAGTCCCACTAGCTTTAACGTCTTTTCGATCAAGCCGCTTGACGGCAACTGCGTTTTGGAGATAAACCCAAGCATCGCGTTTCCGATGATAGATCGCTTGCTAGGCGGTAACGGTGAGGGCTTTGAGACCAGCAGGGAGCTAACTGATATCGAGGTAAATTTGCTCGATGCGATCCTAAGGATGATGATGCAGCGCCTAAAAGAGAGCTGGTCGATGATCACCGATATGTACCCAAACGTCGAGGCTAAAGAAAGTAGCCCAAACGTCGTGCAAATCGTAAGCCAAAACGAGATCGTGATAATGGTCGTCATGGAGATCATTGTAGGCAACTCAAGCGGCATGATAAATATCTGCTATCCGGTCATCTACCTAGAGCCGATCTTAAGCCGCCTAGCTAACCGCGATATAATGCTAGGCGAAACGAGCGCGAAAAAGAGCCGAAACAAAGAGCTAAAAACGCTGATCGGGCGCGCCGAGGTGCTATATGAGGCGATACTGGGTAAAAGCATAGTTAGCGTAAACGAGTTTTTAAATTTAAAAGAGGGCGACATACTGCGCCTTGACCGCTCGGCAAACGACAAAGCTATCGTAACGATCGATAAAAAAGAGGTGTTTTTGGCTGAGGTCGGGCTGCATAGATTTAGAAAATCTATCCGTATAGAAGAGCTAATCAGAAGCGACAAAGACGAGATCAAAAACATCCTCGAGCAGTACGAAGAAGAGCGCAGAGCAAAACTCATGAGCACAGAGCACGAGGATGAGTACGAAGACGATGATATATTAGGCGAGGATGAAAACAATGAATGA
- the fliY gene encoding flagellar motor switch protein FliY produces the protein MNDFFKIFVNEVKATVEGLTGRTPEIGERNEYDAPKQEGIKPPLAVANIAVSGDTTAKMILVATPVLMSAIGEWMLGEEEISRNENLSEDELDAAKEVFSNIMGAFSTSLGAQKGMPKLNFEVAKVNFLDESANFDLNAFEKIYVYSVKIGDVSEQIAVVLDFALVKFLNKDHKEPAQQATPAKGDLSIEEMRNIGLIMDVCLPLHVRIGSKRMLLKDVLTMDIGSVIELNQLANDPLEILISDKVVALGEVVIVDGNFGIQITQIGTKKERLEQLR, from the coding sequence ATGAATGATTTTTTTAAAATTTTCGTAAACGAGGTAAAGGCTACGGTCGAAGGGCTAACGGGTAGGACGCCCGAGATAGGCGAGAGAAACGAATACGACGCTCCTAAGCAAGAGGGCATAAAGCCGCCTCTAGCCGTTGCAAACATAGCTGTTAGCGGCGATACGACGGCAAAGATGATACTAGTAGCCACGCCGGTACTGATGAGCGCGATCGGCGAGTGGATGCTCGGAGAAGAAGAGATCTCGCGCAACGAAAATCTAAGCGAGGACGAGCTGGATGCCGCTAAAGAGGTGTTTTCAAATATCATGGGCGCATTTTCTACGAGCCTTGGCGCGCAAAAAGGCATGCCGAAGCTAAATTTCGAGGTCGCGAAAGTAAATTTCCTCGACGAGAGCGCAAATTTTGATTTGAACGCGTTTGAAAAAATATACGTCTATTCCGTTAAAATCGGAGACGTCAGCGAGCAAATCGCCGTAGTGCTTGATTTTGCATTGGTGAAATTTTTAAATAAAGATCACAAAGAGCCCGCCCAGCAAGCAACCCCCGCAAAAGGCGATTTAAGCATCGAGGAAATGCGAAATATCGGGCTCATAATGGATGTGTGCCTGCCGCTTCACGTTCGCATAGGCTCAAAAAGAATGCTGCTTAAAGACGTGCTCACGATGGACATAGGCTCGGTCATCGAGCTAAATCAGCTCGCAAATGACCCGCTTGAGATTTTGATCAGCGACAAGGTCGTAGCCCTAGGCGAGGTCGTCATCGTAGACGGCAACTTCGGCATCCAGATTACTCAGATCGGTACTAAAAAAGAGCGCCTAGAGCAGCTACGTTAG